The following coding sequences lie in one Musa acuminata AAA Group cultivar baxijiao chromosome BXJ1-8, Cavendish_Baxijiao_AAA, whole genome shotgun sequence genomic window:
- the LOC135587255 gene encoding heavy metal-associated isoprenylated plant protein 32-like isoform X2, which translates to MSKEQESKLLKTQACVLKVNICCDGCQKKVKKLLQKIEGVYTTTIDAEERKVTVTGNVDPAVLITKLRKAGKHARLWSAKAGNHHTLTDQLELAKAQQQKEYWKTQKKGQQPQQQAKGFKDLKFPNLKGLKLPFRKGNRTVKFDLPPKEDVDDGSEYSDHDYDEFEDDDGLDAMDGFEEDVRGKVLGKYTKGAAGGGGGGGGGKGGVQAQNKAMGGSNVNGGGSHSQGGGGKNVHGARDSKHEGKHNKGGNGNPPQGGKKGGGGGGSNDGVGGDGQLNRMGQMGHIPAVRRPSAGGGMSHPGFFFFFHIFSHRPNK; encoded by the exons ATGAGTAAAGAACAAGAGAGCAAGCTACTGAAAACGCAG GCATGTGTTCTGAAAGTGAACATATGTTGTGATGGATGCCAGAAGAAGGTGAAGAAACTGCTGCAAAAGATCGAAG GGGTCTACACTACCACCATAGATGCAGAGGAGAGGAAGGTGACCGTCACAGGGAATGTTGATCCTGCCGTCCTGATTACAAAGCTTAGAAAGGCTGGCAAACATGCTCGGCTGTGGTCTGCAAAGGCTGGAAACCATCACACCCTCACCGACCAGCTTGAGCTTGCCAAAGCACAGCAGCAGAAGGAATACTGGAAGACACAGAAGAAGGGCCAGCAGCCACAGCAGCAGGCAAAAGGGTTCAAGGATCTGAAGTTTCCGAATCTGAAGGGCCTGAAGTTGCCCTTCAGGAAGGGCAACAGAACAGTCAAGTTCGACCTTCCTCCCAAGGAAGACGTTGATGATGGAAGCGAGTATAGTGATCATGACTACGATGAATTTGAGGACGATGACGGCTTGGACGCCATGGATGGCTTTGAAGAGGACGTCCGTGGGAAGGTTCTGGGGAAATATACGAAAGGCGccgctggtggtggtggtggtggaggaggaggtaaGGGAGGAGtacaggcgcaaaacaaggctatGGGTGGTAGCAACGTCAATGGTGGGGGGAGCCACAGCCAGGGCGGCGGTGGTAAAAATGTCCATGGAGCCCGTGACAGCAAGCATGAAGGAAAACACAACAAGGGTGGCAATGGCAATCCACCCCAAGGTGGCAAgaagggtggtggtggtggtgggagcaATGATGGCGTGGGGGGCGATGGCCAACTTAACAGGATGGGGCAAATGGGTCACATTCCAGCAGTCCGAAGGCCGTCGGCCGGAGGGGgcatgtcacatcctggatttttttttttttttcatatattttcacacaggccaaataaataa
- the LOC135587255 gene encoding heavy metal-associated isoprenylated plant protein 32-like isoform X1, with translation MVFSWLNHNPNLKLFTEISCFLLHLQACVLKVNICCDGCQKKVKKLLQKIEGVYTTTIDAEERKVTVTGNVDPAVLITKLRKAGKHARLWSAKAGNHHTLTDQLELAKAQQQKEYWKTQKKGQQPQQQAKGFKDLKFPNLKGLKLPFRKGNRTVKFDLPPKEDVDDGSEYSDHDYDEFEDDDGLDAMDGFEEDVRGKVLGKYTKGAAGGGGGGGGGKGGVQAQNKAMGGSNVNGGGSHSQGGGGKNVHGARDSKHEGKHNKGGNGNPPQGGKKGGGGGGSNDGVGGDGQLNRMGQMGHIPAVRRPSAGGGMSHPGFFFFFHIFSHRPNK, from the exons ATGGTGTTTTCTTGGTTGAATCATAACCCAAATTTGAAGCTCTTCACGGAGATCTCTTGTTTCCTACTTCATTTGCAGGCATGTGTTCTGAAAGTGAACATATGTTGTGATGGATGCCAGAAGAAGGTGAAGAAACTGCTGCAAAAGATCGAAG GGGTCTACACTACCACCATAGATGCAGAGGAGAGGAAGGTGACCGTCACAGGGAATGTTGATCCTGCCGTCCTGATTACAAAGCTTAGAAAGGCTGGCAAACATGCTCGGCTGTGGTCTGCAAAGGCTGGAAACCATCACACCCTCACCGACCAGCTTGAGCTTGCCAAAGCACAGCAGCAGAAGGAATACTGGAAGACACAGAAGAAGGGCCAGCAGCCACAGCAGCAGGCAAAAGGGTTCAAGGATCTGAAGTTTCCGAATCTGAAGGGCCTGAAGTTGCCCTTCAGGAAGGGCAACAGAACAGTCAAGTTCGACCTTCCTCCCAAGGAAGACGTTGATGATGGAAGCGAGTATAGTGATCATGACTACGATGAATTTGAGGACGATGACGGCTTGGACGCCATGGATGGCTTTGAAGAGGACGTCCGTGGGAAGGTTCTGGGGAAATATACGAAAGGCGccgctggtggtggtggtggtggaggaggaggtaaGGGAGGAGtacaggcgcaaaacaaggctatGGGTGGTAGCAACGTCAATGGTGGGGGGAGCCACAGCCAGGGCGGCGGTGGTAAAAATGTCCATGGAGCCCGTGACAGCAAGCATGAAGGAAAACACAACAAGGGTGGCAATGGCAATCCACCCCAAGGTGGCAAgaagggtggtggtggtggtgggagcaATGATGGCGTGGGGGGCGATGGCCAACTTAACAGGATGGGGCAAATGGGTCACATTCCAGCAGTCCGAAGGCCGTCGGCCGGAGGGGgcatgtcacatcctggatttttttttttttttcatatattttcacacaggccaaataaataa
- the LOC135587257 gene encoding stem-specific protein TSJT1-like, with the protein MLGVFSGEVVEVPAELVAAGSRTPSPKTRASELINRFLGSFAPAVSIQIGDLGHLAYSHANQSPFAPRLFAAKDEIYCLFKGVLTNLGSLRQQYGLSKSADEVVLVIEAYKALRDRAPYPPSFMLAHLTGNFAFVLFDKSTSSILVASDPDGRVPLFWGITADGCLAFADDLDLLKGSCGKSLAPFPEGCYYSNALGGLKSYENPKHKVTAVLEDEEEVCGATFKVEGSAVLAATH; encoded by the exons ATGTTGGGGGTGTTCAGCGgggaggtggtggaggtgccGGCGGAGCTGGTGGCCGCCGGCAGCAGGACGCCGTCCCCTAAGACACGAGCGTCGGAGCTGATCAACCGATTCCTCGGGAGCTTCGCTCCCGCGGTGTCGATCCAGATCGGGGACTTGGGACACCTCGCCTACTCCCACGCCAACCAGTCCCCCTTCGCTCCCAG GTTGTTTGCAGCGAAGGACGAGATTTACTGCCTCTTCAAGGGAGTGCTGACCAACCTGGGCAGCTTGAGGCAGCAGTATGGGCTTTCCAAGAGTGCCGACGAGGTGGTGCTGGTCATCGAAGCCTACAAGGCCCTCCGTGACCGAGCTCCCTATCCTCCCAGCTTCATGCTCGCACACCTTACTGGCAACTTCGCTTTCGTGCTCTTCGACAAGTCCACATCATCCATCCTTGTTGCATCT GACCCAGATGGAAGAGTACCCTTGTTCTGGGGGATCACTGCAGATGGATGCCTTGCCTTTGCTGACGATCTAGACTTGCTGAAGGGATCGTGCGGGAAGTCACTTGCACCATTCCCTGAAG GATGTTACTATTCGAATGCCTTGGGGGGCCTGAAAAGCTATGAGAACCCCAAGCACAAGGTGACTGCTGTTCTTGAAGATGAGGAAGAAGTGTGTGGTGCCACTTTCAAG GTGGAAGGATCTGCAGTTCTTGCGGCAACGCACTAA
- the LOC135582526 gene encoding uncharacterized protein LOC135582526 isoform X1 — protein MPGIPAAAAATLSTPADLFSFDDDDGFGDFIFASSDQPLPPHRQQDDDDWGEFVVGPLGSQRFESPATPPPFDAFPSHSAAVVVDEIVGVKEWEKPRGALPLSIFGEEEEEVNEPQPLQPLNICSPSLSSSSPATDHKGPVGGGELRDLITSLYGHAPQPVGVDRIGSRLAEGKEDDTGESSWEYKDASSSSPNSVLKLMMEDGIREEKSGPRGVAAVGEVEVLRIGSQGHQEANGWISVGNDGQDVSNGDDWFSGPENGEKRGEEEFWKFGDTVMENKVVSTLGQKSHEEPMIQDAETKMLGPSTETEATRSVLKSNLVDWPVHSCSNFKKEADLGLNDLNGYFCEPMFVGSSTKDITFTSSDRLTNNTLEMFIEVDQDDAVCAANDATKKHQNSDMVSSVQRDYHLGRTQCEFLKISEVVVRNQDSACEIDKNDSTNLTHNSLVALYCRLKDGSASLLNCHLDDLKNAYEVASLSGEEVKEKEIYEEIKVAYEKLEEVKGTENAKIGEHLSKNVCISQLLKAVEEPNFRAFEQEYHLSERIISAGKELCAAIEFLEHTNSVLCILALASREEQHAYIHAWSAISVACVQELQHGAIILQESVQAQKLMQILFQEVKYFIAIGEIYRVTEVLRVSLKLYKPWILLNRGVSSQLLTNLDKCAEAWTVSGLENALKTISDANGVEYAVLAKRLLSSIKLLGDLDLSHYSFNHDKTICRISLLTTEELQDMKMVLWSGNYYFGKLANLWANRISHDPPKLTF, from the exons ATGCCTGGGattcccgctgctgctgctgccaccctCTCCACCCCCGCCGATCTGTTCTCTTTCGACGATGATGACGGCTTTGGCGACTTCATATTCGCCTCCTCCGACCAACCTCTCCCACCCCATCGGCAGCAGGACGATGACGACTGGGGCGAATTTGTCGTCGGCCCGCTCGGATCCCAGCGTTTCGAATCCCCAGCTACGCCGCCCCCCTTCGATGCCTTCCCTTCCCATTCCGCCGCCGTCGTCGTCGACGAGATCGTGGGTGTCAAGGAATGGGAGAAACCCAGAGGGGCGCTGCCGCTGTCGATTttcggggaggaggaggaggaggtgaacgAACCGCAGCCCCTCCAGCCGCTGAACATCTGCTCTCCTTCTTTGTCTTCTTCGAGTCCGGCCACAGATCACAAGGGACCGGTTGGTGGTGGAGAGCTGAGGGATCTGATCACCAGTCTCTATGGCCATGCCCCCCAACCGGTTGGCGTTGACAGGATCGGCTCTCGTTTGGCTGAGGGAAAGGAGGACGATACCGGCGAGAGCTCTTGGGAATACAAGGACGCCTCTTCCTCGTCGCCCAATTCGGTGCTCAAGTTGATGATG GAAGACGGTATACGAGAGGAGAAATCTGGGCCTCGTGGCGTTGCAGCTGTGGGTGAAGTCGAG GTTCTTCGAATTGGGTCACAAGGTCATCAAGAGGCAAATGGTTGGATCAGTGTTGGTAATGATGGACAAGATGTTAGTAATGGAG ATGACTGGTTTTCCGGCCCAGAGAATGGCGAGAAAAGAGGTGAAGAGGAGTTTTGGAAGTTTGGTGATACTGTTATGGAGAACAAAGTCGTATCAACTTTGGGACAAAAG AGCCATGAAGAACCAATGATTCAAGATGCTGAGACAAAGATGCTGGGTCCCAGCACTGAAACTGAG GCTACCAGAAGCGTGTTGAAAAGTAACCTAGTTGACTGGCCTGTTCATTCTTGCAGCAATTTTAAAAAAGAAGCTGATCTAGGACTCAATGACCTGAATGGGTATTTTTGTGAGCCAATGTTTGTGGGGAGTTCAACTAAAGATATAACTTTTACCTCATCCGATAGGCTTACTAACAACACACTGGAAATGTTCATTGAGGTTGATCAGGACGATGCTGTTTGTGCTGCAAATGATGCCACAAAGAAGCATCAAAACTCAGATATGGTCAGCTCAGTGCAGAGAGATTATCATCTTGGTAGAACTCAATGCGAGTTCTTAAAAATTTCAGAAGTAGTGGTCAGGAATCAGGATTCTGCATGTGAAATAGATAAAAATGATTCAACTAATTTGACACACAACTCTCTTGTAGCTCTTTATTGTAGATTGAAAGATGGATCTGCTTCCTTATTAAATTGCCATCTTGATGATCTCAAG AATGCATATGAAGTTGCTTCTCTTTCTGGTGAAGaagttaaagaaaaagaaatatatgaAGAAATTAAG GTAGCTTATGAGAAACTAGAAGAAGTTAAGGGTACTGAAAATGCCAAAATAGGAGAGCACCTATCAAAAAATGTTTGCATTAGTCAACTGCTTAAAGCTGTAGAAGAGCCAAACTTTCGAGCATTTGAGCAAGAATATCACCTGTCAGAAAGAATAATATCA GCAGGGAAAGAGTTATGTGCAGCAATTGAATTTCTTGAACATACCAACTCAGTACTTTGTATTCTGGCATTAGCATCAAGAGAGGAACAGCATGCTTATATTCATGCATGGTCTGCCATAAGTGTGGCTTGTGTTCAAGAGTTGCAGCATGGTGCCATAATTTTGCAAGAGTCGGTTCAAGCACAAAAATTGATGCAAATATTATTTCAAG AAGTAAAATATTTTATTGCCATCGGGGAGATCTATCGAGTCACAGAAGTCTTGAGAGTCTCTTTGAAACTTTACAAACCTTGGATACTGTTGAATCGGGGTGTCTCCAGCCAATTATTAACAAACTTAGATAAGTGTGCTGAAGCATGGACTGTCTCCGGTCTGGAAAACGCTTTGAAAACCATTTCTGATGCCAATGGTGTAGAATATGCCGTTTTGGCCAAACGACTCCTTTCATCCATCAAACTTCTTGGTGACCTTGATCTCTCCCACTATTCTTTTAATCATGACAAAACGATTTGTAGAATATCACTGTTGACCACGGAAGAATTGCAAG ACATGAAAATGGTGCTATGGAGCGGAAACTATTATTTTGGCAAGCTTGCAAACCTGTGGGCCAATCGGATATCTCATGATCCTCCCAAACTTACATTTTGA
- the LOC135582526 gene encoding uncharacterized protein LOC135582526 isoform X2, producing MPGIPAAAAATLSTPADLFSFDDDDGFGDFIFASSDQPLPPHRQQDDDDWGEFVVGPLGSQRFESPATPPPFDAFPSHSAAVVVDEIVGVKEWEKPRGALPLSIFGEEEEEVNEPQPLQPLNICSPSLSSSSPATDHKGPVGGGELRDLITSLYGHAPQPVGVDRIGSRLAEGKEDDTGESSWEYKDASSSSPNSVLKLMMEDGIREEKSGPRGVAAVGEVEVLRIGSQGHQEANGWISVGNDGQDVSNGDDWFSGPENGEKRGEEEFWKFGDTVMENKVVSTLGQKSHEEPMIQDAETKMLGPSTETEATRSVLKSNLVDWPVHSCSNFKKEADLGLNDLNGYFCEPMFVGSSTKDITFTSSDRLTNNTLEMFIEVDQDDAVCAANDATKKHQNSDMVSSVQRDYHLGRTQCEFLKISEVVVRNQDSACEIDKNDSTNLTHNSLVALYCRLKDGSASLLNCHLDDLKNAYEVASLSGEEVKEKEIYEEIKAGKELCAAIEFLEHTNSVLCILALASREEQHAYIHAWSAISVACVQELQHGAIILQESVQAQKLMQILFQEVKYFIAIGEIYRVTEVLRVSLKLYKPWILLNRGVSSQLLTNLDKCAEAWTVSGLENALKTISDANGVEYAVLAKRLLSSIKLLGDLDLSHYSFNHDKTICRISLLTTEELQDMKMVLWSGNYYFGKLANLWANRISHDPPKLTF from the exons ATGCCTGGGattcccgctgctgctgctgccaccctCTCCACCCCCGCCGATCTGTTCTCTTTCGACGATGATGACGGCTTTGGCGACTTCATATTCGCCTCCTCCGACCAACCTCTCCCACCCCATCGGCAGCAGGACGATGACGACTGGGGCGAATTTGTCGTCGGCCCGCTCGGATCCCAGCGTTTCGAATCCCCAGCTACGCCGCCCCCCTTCGATGCCTTCCCTTCCCATTCCGCCGCCGTCGTCGTCGACGAGATCGTGGGTGTCAAGGAATGGGAGAAACCCAGAGGGGCGCTGCCGCTGTCGATTttcggggaggaggaggaggaggtgaacgAACCGCAGCCCCTCCAGCCGCTGAACATCTGCTCTCCTTCTTTGTCTTCTTCGAGTCCGGCCACAGATCACAAGGGACCGGTTGGTGGTGGAGAGCTGAGGGATCTGATCACCAGTCTCTATGGCCATGCCCCCCAACCGGTTGGCGTTGACAGGATCGGCTCTCGTTTGGCTGAGGGAAAGGAGGACGATACCGGCGAGAGCTCTTGGGAATACAAGGACGCCTCTTCCTCGTCGCCCAATTCGGTGCTCAAGTTGATGATG GAAGACGGTATACGAGAGGAGAAATCTGGGCCTCGTGGCGTTGCAGCTGTGGGTGAAGTCGAG GTTCTTCGAATTGGGTCACAAGGTCATCAAGAGGCAAATGGTTGGATCAGTGTTGGTAATGATGGACAAGATGTTAGTAATGGAG ATGACTGGTTTTCCGGCCCAGAGAATGGCGAGAAAAGAGGTGAAGAGGAGTTTTGGAAGTTTGGTGATACTGTTATGGAGAACAAAGTCGTATCAACTTTGGGACAAAAG AGCCATGAAGAACCAATGATTCAAGATGCTGAGACAAAGATGCTGGGTCCCAGCACTGAAACTGAG GCTACCAGAAGCGTGTTGAAAAGTAACCTAGTTGACTGGCCTGTTCATTCTTGCAGCAATTTTAAAAAAGAAGCTGATCTAGGACTCAATGACCTGAATGGGTATTTTTGTGAGCCAATGTTTGTGGGGAGTTCAACTAAAGATATAACTTTTACCTCATCCGATAGGCTTACTAACAACACACTGGAAATGTTCATTGAGGTTGATCAGGACGATGCTGTTTGTGCTGCAAATGATGCCACAAAGAAGCATCAAAACTCAGATATGGTCAGCTCAGTGCAGAGAGATTATCATCTTGGTAGAACTCAATGCGAGTTCTTAAAAATTTCAGAAGTAGTGGTCAGGAATCAGGATTCTGCATGTGAAATAGATAAAAATGATTCAACTAATTTGACACACAACTCTCTTGTAGCTCTTTATTGTAGATTGAAAGATGGATCTGCTTCCTTATTAAATTGCCATCTTGATGATCTCAAG AATGCATATGAAGTTGCTTCTCTTTCTGGTGAAGaagttaaagaaaaagaaatatatgaAGAAATTAAG GCAGGGAAAGAGTTATGTGCAGCAATTGAATTTCTTGAACATACCAACTCAGTACTTTGTATTCTGGCATTAGCATCAAGAGAGGAACAGCATGCTTATATTCATGCATGGTCTGCCATAAGTGTGGCTTGTGTTCAAGAGTTGCAGCATGGTGCCATAATTTTGCAAGAGTCGGTTCAAGCACAAAAATTGATGCAAATATTATTTCAAG AAGTAAAATATTTTATTGCCATCGGGGAGATCTATCGAGTCACAGAAGTCTTGAGAGTCTCTTTGAAACTTTACAAACCTTGGATACTGTTGAATCGGGGTGTCTCCAGCCAATTATTAACAAACTTAGATAAGTGTGCTGAAGCATGGACTGTCTCCGGTCTGGAAAACGCTTTGAAAACCATTTCTGATGCCAATGGTGTAGAATATGCCGTTTTGGCCAAACGACTCCTTTCATCCATCAAACTTCTTGGTGACCTTGATCTCTCCCACTATTCTTTTAATCATGACAAAACGATTTGTAGAATATCACTGTTGACCACGGAAGAATTGCAAG ACATGAAAATGGTGCTATGGAGCGGAAACTATTATTTTGGCAAGCTTGCAAACCTGTGGGCCAATCGGATATCTCATGATCCTCCCAAACTTACATTTTGA
- the LOC135582526 gene encoding uncharacterized protein LOC135582526 isoform X3: MPGIPAAAAATLSTPADLFSFDDDDGFGDFIFASSDQPLPPHRQQDDDDWGEFVVGPLGSQRFESPATPPPFDAFPSHSAAVVVDEIVGVKEWEKPRGALPLSIFGEEEEEVNEPQPLQPLNICSPSLSSSSPATDHKGPVGGGELRDLITSLYGHAPQPVGVDRIGSRLAEGKEDDTGESSWEYKDASSSSPNSVLKLMMEDGIREEKSGPRGVAAVGEVEVLRIGSQGHQEANGWISVGNDGQDVSNGDDWFSGPENGEKRGEEEFWKFGDTVMENKVVSTLGQKSHEEPMIQDAETKMLGPSTETEATRSVLKSNLVDWPVHSCSNFKKEADLGLNDLNGYFCEPMFVGSSTKDITFTSSDRLTNNTLEMFIEVDQDDAVCAANDATKKHQNSDMVSSVQRDYHLGRTQCEFLKISEVVVRNQDSACEIDKNDSTNLTHNSLVALYCRLKDGSASLLNCHLDDLKNAYEVASLSGEEVKEKEIYEEIKVAYEKLEEVKGTENAKIGEHLSKNVCISQLLKAVEEPNFRAFEQEYHLSERIISGKSYVQQLNFLNIPTQYFVFWH, encoded by the exons ATGCCTGGGattcccgctgctgctgctgccaccctCTCCACCCCCGCCGATCTGTTCTCTTTCGACGATGATGACGGCTTTGGCGACTTCATATTCGCCTCCTCCGACCAACCTCTCCCACCCCATCGGCAGCAGGACGATGACGACTGGGGCGAATTTGTCGTCGGCCCGCTCGGATCCCAGCGTTTCGAATCCCCAGCTACGCCGCCCCCCTTCGATGCCTTCCCTTCCCATTCCGCCGCCGTCGTCGTCGACGAGATCGTGGGTGTCAAGGAATGGGAGAAACCCAGAGGGGCGCTGCCGCTGTCGATTttcggggaggaggaggaggaggtgaacgAACCGCAGCCCCTCCAGCCGCTGAACATCTGCTCTCCTTCTTTGTCTTCTTCGAGTCCGGCCACAGATCACAAGGGACCGGTTGGTGGTGGAGAGCTGAGGGATCTGATCACCAGTCTCTATGGCCATGCCCCCCAACCGGTTGGCGTTGACAGGATCGGCTCTCGTTTGGCTGAGGGAAAGGAGGACGATACCGGCGAGAGCTCTTGGGAATACAAGGACGCCTCTTCCTCGTCGCCCAATTCGGTGCTCAAGTTGATGATG GAAGACGGTATACGAGAGGAGAAATCTGGGCCTCGTGGCGTTGCAGCTGTGGGTGAAGTCGAG GTTCTTCGAATTGGGTCACAAGGTCATCAAGAGGCAAATGGTTGGATCAGTGTTGGTAATGATGGACAAGATGTTAGTAATGGAG ATGACTGGTTTTCCGGCCCAGAGAATGGCGAGAAAAGAGGTGAAGAGGAGTTTTGGAAGTTTGGTGATACTGTTATGGAGAACAAAGTCGTATCAACTTTGGGACAAAAG AGCCATGAAGAACCAATGATTCAAGATGCTGAGACAAAGATGCTGGGTCCCAGCACTGAAACTGAG GCTACCAGAAGCGTGTTGAAAAGTAACCTAGTTGACTGGCCTGTTCATTCTTGCAGCAATTTTAAAAAAGAAGCTGATCTAGGACTCAATGACCTGAATGGGTATTTTTGTGAGCCAATGTTTGTGGGGAGTTCAACTAAAGATATAACTTTTACCTCATCCGATAGGCTTACTAACAACACACTGGAAATGTTCATTGAGGTTGATCAGGACGATGCTGTTTGTGCTGCAAATGATGCCACAAAGAAGCATCAAAACTCAGATATGGTCAGCTCAGTGCAGAGAGATTATCATCTTGGTAGAACTCAATGCGAGTTCTTAAAAATTTCAGAAGTAGTGGTCAGGAATCAGGATTCTGCATGTGAAATAGATAAAAATGATTCAACTAATTTGACACACAACTCTCTTGTAGCTCTTTATTGTAGATTGAAAGATGGATCTGCTTCCTTATTAAATTGCCATCTTGATGATCTCAAG AATGCATATGAAGTTGCTTCTCTTTCTGGTGAAGaagttaaagaaaaagaaatatatgaAGAAATTAAG GTAGCTTATGAGAAACTAGAAGAAGTTAAGGGTACTGAAAATGCCAAAATAGGAGAGCACCTATCAAAAAATGTTTGCATTAGTCAACTGCTTAAAGCTGTAGAAGAGCCAAACTTTCGAGCATTTGAGCAAGAATATCACCTGTCAGAAAGAATAATATCA GGAAAGAGTTATGTGCAGCAATTGAATTTCTTGAACATACCAACTCAGTACTTTGTATTCTGGCATTAG
- the LOC103993499 gene encoding flavonoid 3',5'-hydroxylase 1 has product MATVFLRELFLCVALFYALRYVVRRLLPRRALPPGPRGFPVVGALPLLGSAPHVSLARMAKRYGPVMHLKMGQFGVVVASTPSAARVFLKTLDTYFSNRPVDAAPIRLAYEGQDLVFAEYGPKWKLLRKLCNLEMLGNKALDAWSGVRRDEVGHMLRSMKASGRKRERVMLGEMLIYTMANMIGRVILSRRVFETKDTQANEFKDMVVELMTLAGQVNIGDFIPAVAWMDLQGLERRMKKLHTKFDSVLSRMVAEHEATKSDREGRPDLLDTVLTNRDGSDEVKLTNDNIKALLLNLFTAGTDTSTGTIEWAMAEMLLNPSILKRAQAEMDRVIGRDRRLEESDIPNLPYLQAICKESFRKHPSTPLNLPRISTQACEVNGYYIPKNTKLLVNIWAIGRDPDVWENPLEFNPDRFMTAEGSKMDPRGNDFELIPFGAGRRICAGVRMGVVLVQYMLGSLIHAFNWNLPEGENLDMGETFGIALQKTVPVAAMVSPRLAASIYE; this is encoded by the exons ATGGCGACGGTCTTCCTGCGCGAGCTCTTTCTATGCGTCGCGCTCTTTTATGCTCTTCGGTACGTGGTTCGGCGTCTCCTCCCTCGTCGTGCTCTACCGCCGGGGCCGCGAGGGTTCCCTGTCGTCGGTGCGCTCCCGCTGCTGGGAAGCGCGCCGCACGTGTCGTTGGCCCGCATGGCCAAGCGGTACGGCCCGGTCATGCACCTCAAAATGGGGCAGTTCGGCGTGGTGGTGGCTTCTACTCCGAGTGCGGCTCGCGTCTTCCTCAAGACCCTCGATACCTACTTCTCCAACCGCCCCGTCGACGCCGCCCCCATCAGGCTCGCCTACGAGGGCCAGGACCTTGTTTTTGCGGAATACGGCCCCAAGTGGAAGCTGCTGCGCAAACTGTGCAACCTGGAGATGCTCGGCAACAAGGCGCTCGACGCATGGAGCGGCGTGCGGCGCGACGAGGTCGGCCACATGCTGCGGTCCATGAAAGCGTCGGGACGTAAGCGGGAGAGGGTGATGCTGGGGGAGATGCTCATTTACACCATGGCGAACATGATCGGGCGGGTGATACTGAGTCGCCGCGTGTTCGAGACGAAGGACACGCAGGCGAACGAGTTCAAGGACATGGTGGTGGAGCTCATGACTTTGGCGGGGCAGGTGAACATCGGCGACTTCATCCCGGCGGTGGCGTGGATGGACCTGCAGGGGTTGGAGCGACGGATGAAGAAGCTTCACACCAAGTTCGATTCGGTGCTCAGTAGGATGGTGGCCGAGCACGAGGCGACCAAAAGCGACCGTGAAGGGAGACCCGATTTGCTGGACACCGTGCTGACCAACCGGGACGGTTCGGACGAGGTGAAGCTGACGAACGATAACATCAAGGCCCTGCTTTTG AATCTGTTCACTGCAGGAACGGACACCTCGACAGGGACGATCGAATGGGCGATGGCGGAGATGCTACTGAACCCGAGCATCCTCAAGCGGGCGCAAGCGGAGATGGACAGAGTCATCGGCCGGGACCGGCGACTGGAGGAATCCGACATACCAAACCTCCCGTACCTGCAAGCCATATGCAAGGAATCGTTCCGGAAGCACCCGTCCACCCCTCTCAACCTGCCGCGCATCTCGACCCAGGCGTGCGAGGTCAACGGCTACTACATCCCCAAGAACACCAAGCTGCTGGTCAACATATGGGCGATCGGGAGGGACCCGGACGTGTGGGAAAACCCGCTGGAGTTCAATCCCGACCGGTTCATGACGGCGGAGGGATCCAAGATGGACCCGCGCGGCAACGACTTCGAGCTCATCCCCTTCGGCGCCGGGCGAAGGATCTGCGCCGGCGTGCGCATGGGGGTCGTGCTCGTCCAGTATATGTTGGGTTCTTTGATCCACGCCTTCAACTGGAATCTGCCGGAAGGGGAGAACCTCGATATGGGCGAGACGTTTGGGATCGCGTTGCAGAAGACCGTGCCGGTGGCGGCCATGGTGAGCCCTCGATTGGCAGCGAGCATCTACGAGTAA